Proteins from a single region of Chaetodon trifascialis isolate fChaTrf1 chromosome 10, fChaTrf1.hap1, whole genome shotgun sequence:
- the LOC139337788 gene encoding photoreceptor-specific nuclear receptor-like isoform X1 — translation MEDHMTKANMFSSDNSSDFTDQTEAENSSVPGKALGHGLLCKVCSDSSSGKHYGIYACNGCSGFFKRSVRRRLIYRCQAGTGRCPVDKAHRNQCQACRLKKCLQAGMNKDAVQNERQPRSTAHVSLDSICADTKKEHLATTRELTSSAAYSSVICRPLVTSSVTTSASTQPCSNPNNSHRFMVSLLTAETCAKLEPEDVEENIDVTTNDSERGRTPSDCRTSPYTSSCSESIYETSARLLFMSVKWAKNLPVFAHLPFRDQVILLEEAWSEMFLLCAIQWSLPMGSCPLLSLPELSPTQQAKISLPTGDLRILEEVFNRFKALAVDPTEFACLKAIVLFKPETRSLKDPEQVENLQDQSQVLLGQHIHTVYPSQSSSPLCSCPSRFGRLLLLLPSLHFVSSEKIEQLYFHRTIGSTPMEKLLCDMFKN, via the exons ATGGAGGACCACATGACCAAAGCCAACATGTTTTCTTCTGACAACTCCAGTGACTTCACAGATCAAACTGAAGCAG AAAACAGTTCGGTCCCAGGTAAAGCACTTGGCCACGGCCTGCTTTGTAAAGTGTGCTCTGATTCAAGCAGTGGTAAACACTACGGCATCTATGCCTGCAATGGCTGCAGTGGCTTCTTCAAGCGCAGTGTGAGACGGAGACTCATCTACAG GTGTCAGGCTGGAACTGGCAGGTGTCCTGTCGACAAGGCTCATAGGAACCAATGCCAAGCTTGTCGGCTTAAGAAGTGTCTCCAAGCTGGCATGAACAAAGATG CTGTGCAGAATGAGCGGCAGCCACGAAGCACAGCGCATGTCAGCCTAGACTCTATATGTGCGGACACAAAGAAGGAGCACCTTGCCACCACACGGGAgctcacctcctctgccgcctACTCGTCAGTCATCTGCAGACCTCTGgtcacttcctctgtcaccacctctgcctccacacaGCCCTGCAGCAACCCTAATAACAGCCACCGCTTTATGGTCAGCCTGCTGACTGCAGAGACCTGTGCAAAACTGGAGCCAGAGGACG TGGAGGAGAATATTGACGTGACAACCAATGATTCAGAGAGAGGTCGGACTCCCTCTGACTGCCGTACATCCCCTTACACCTCCAGCTGTTCAGAGAGTATCTATGAGACATCGGCACGACTCCTCTTCATGTCCGTCAAGTGGGCAAAAAATTTGCCTGTTTTTGCTCACTTGCCATTTCGAGACCAG GTGATTCTCCTGGAAGAAGCTTGGAGTGAGATGTTCCTCTTGTGTGCCATCCAGTGGTCCCTCCCCATGGGCAGctgtcctcttctgtccttACCAGAACTTTCTCCCACACAGCAGGCCAAGATCAGCCTCCCCACAGGTGACCTGCGCATCCTGGAAGAGGTCTTCAATCGCTTCAAGGCCCTGGCTGTTGACCCCACTGAGTTTGCCTGCCTGAAAGCTATTGTACTGTTCAAGCCAG AGACACGCAGCCTCAAAGACCCAGAGCAGGTGGAGAACCTTCAGGACCAGTCACAGGTGTTGCTAGGTCAGCACATCCATACAGTATACCCCAGCCAAAGTTCAAG TCCTCTTTGCTCCTGTCCATCAAGGTTTGGGAGATTGTTACTTCTACTGCCATCCCTCCACTTCGTGAGCTCTGAGAAAATAGAGCAGCTGTACTTTCACAGGACCATTGGCAGCACACCCAtggagaagctgctgtgtgacatGTTCAAAAACTAA
- the LOC139337788 gene encoding photoreceptor-specific nuclear receptor-like isoform X2, with translation MEDHMTKANMFSSDNSSDFTDQTEAENSSVPGKALGHGLLCKVCSDSSSGKHYGIYACNGCSGFFKRSVRRRLIYRCQAGTGRCPVDKAHRNQCQACRLKKCLQAGMNKDAVQNERQPRSTAHVSLDSICADTKKEHLATTRELTSSAAYSSVICRPLVTSSVTTSASTQPCSNPNNSHRFMVSLLTAETCAKLEPEDVEENIDVTTNDSERGRTPSDCRTSPYTSSCSESIYETSARLLFMSVKWAKNLPVFAHLPFRDQVILLEEAWSEMFLLCAIQWSLPMGSCPLLSLPELSPTQQAKISLPTGDLRILEEVFNRFKALAVDPTEFACLKAIVLFKPETRSLKDPEQVENLQDQSQVLLGQHIHTVYPSQSSRFGRLLLLLPSLHFVSSEKIEQLYFHRTIGSTPMEKLLCDMFKN, from the exons ATGGAGGACCACATGACCAAAGCCAACATGTTTTCTTCTGACAACTCCAGTGACTTCACAGATCAAACTGAAGCAG AAAACAGTTCGGTCCCAGGTAAAGCACTTGGCCACGGCCTGCTTTGTAAAGTGTGCTCTGATTCAAGCAGTGGTAAACACTACGGCATCTATGCCTGCAATGGCTGCAGTGGCTTCTTCAAGCGCAGTGTGAGACGGAGACTCATCTACAG GTGTCAGGCTGGAACTGGCAGGTGTCCTGTCGACAAGGCTCATAGGAACCAATGCCAAGCTTGTCGGCTTAAGAAGTGTCTCCAAGCTGGCATGAACAAAGATG CTGTGCAGAATGAGCGGCAGCCACGAAGCACAGCGCATGTCAGCCTAGACTCTATATGTGCGGACACAAAGAAGGAGCACCTTGCCACCACACGGGAgctcacctcctctgccgcctACTCGTCAGTCATCTGCAGACCTCTGgtcacttcctctgtcaccacctctgcctccacacaGCCCTGCAGCAACCCTAATAACAGCCACCGCTTTATGGTCAGCCTGCTGACTGCAGAGACCTGTGCAAAACTGGAGCCAGAGGACG TGGAGGAGAATATTGACGTGACAACCAATGATTCAGAGAGAGGTCGGACTCCCTCTGACTGCCGTACATCCCCTTACACCTCCAGCTGTTCAGAGAGTATCTATGAGACATCGGCACGACTCCTCTTCATGTCCGTCAAGTGGGCAAAAAATTTGCCTGTTTTTGCTCACTTGCCATTTCGAGACCAG GTGATTCTCCTGGAAGAAGCTTGGAGTGAGATGTTCCTCTTGTGTGCCATCCAGTGGTCCCTCCCCATGGGCAGctgtcctcttctgtccttACCAGAACTTTCTCCCACACAGCAGGCCAAGATCAGCCTCCCCACAGGTGACCTGCGCATCCTGGAAGAGGTCTTCAATCGCTTCAAGGCCCTGGCTGTTGACCCCACTGAGTTTGCCTGCCTGAAAGCTATTGTACTGTTCAAGCCAG AGACACGCAGCCTCAAAGACCCAGAGCAGGTGGAGAACCTTCAGGACCAGTCACAGGTGTTGCTAGGTCAGCACATCCATACAGTATACCCCAGCCAAAGTTCAAG GTTTGGGAGATTGTTACTTCTACTGCCATCCCTCCACTTCGTGAGCTCTGAGAAAATAGAGCAGCTGTACTTTCACAGGACCATTGGCAGCACACCCAtggagaagctgctgtgtgacatGTTCAAAAACTAA